One Jaculus jaculus isolate mJacJac1 chromosome 4, mJacJac1.mat.Y.cur, whole genome shotgun sequence genomic window, attccagatgcatgcactaccttgtgcatttggcttatgtggttcttggggaatcaaatctggctttgcaggcaagtaatttaactgctaaagccatctctcctgccttcccctcATATTTCTTTGCCAGGAACATACATAAACTCTAACATTTGCATGGATTAGTGTCTTTCAGATACTTCTCTGGAAACATTTTGTTTGAACATTTAAGCATATGATCTTGAAATTTTACTTTGGTCAAGAAGTCAGAGCTGGCTTACATCAGAAGATTAGAAATCACTGAATGAAGAGCCCAGAAGTAATGTATAGAAGACATCCCAGAGCTAGGGAAGAGGCTGTAAGAAGAGGACAATGCTCCTTGTTTCTCAGCACTTACAGTGTTGACTCATGGCAGTGGCAAAGCAATGTGGGTAAATAAGATCTAGCTCCCATTCCTGAAGTAGAAGTACAGACTATAGAACCTAGAGGGCTGTTTGTTGGGGTTGTTTTAGTCTTTGATGtttgtaaaataaatttgatATTAACCACTGTTAACAATTCTCAGAATAAAGTATTTCTGGGTTGTTTTTCACTGATGTTAagatcatcatcatcttcttttctttttttacttcatGTTCCATAGTGTGGCAGAACAGCTGCTCAACACCTTCTTTATAACTTAAATTCATTAATGTGGAAGCATCTCAGACTTATTTTCCCCTCTAGGTTAAGTAGCCTTAACTTCTCAGCATTAATTTTACCCTCTAATTGGTTTTCTGTAGATATTCTCCAGTTCCTTGAATGTCTCTTTTAGGGGTGTAAAAATGTATTATAGTGGACTGTCCTGGACAGTAACAGTTGCATTCTCTGCTCTTTGGTTGACAAAATAGCATATCCAACAATATAGTAATGTGAAAGCTGATGTACCGTAGACGTTTTCTTCCTTACTCAACAGTGAAAACACTAGCAAAGCTCCCAAATTTGCCACCCTGTGGTTTCATATTGatgagaaaattcttttttttttttttttttttttacattgttcaCTGGTCCTGTGACATACTAGAGGCAGTTTTCCTTTTCCAACTCTGGCAAACACATCTGTAGCCCAGTTCCCCAACACCAGGCACCAGAGGTCAAACTCATTTAAACAGATGAAGTTGGTCAAGTACCAAGCACCTGTTCTAGGCATTCCATATGTTTTTTTCTCCCAGAAGGAATGACCAATATGAAACAGCTGTGGGCAATTTTATTAACCAAAACAAACTGGaagcaaaagggaaaaaaaaaaacataattaaaatccTTAATGGAACCCAGTACAATCTCATTAATAGGCTACAAAAACCCAATATGACTAGTGTGAACAGGCATTTGGAAggattagcacatcatcaagacaGGAAAATGGTCGTACATGTTACACATTAAAACCTTAGGGCAGGAATCTTGAGGACTATTAATTTGAGTGGATAAATGAATCTAATAATTGTAGCTCACTTGAAAGCAAAAAGTCAAGTAAACCCATGACCAGCTTCCCTGCCTGCCTGGTGTATGTCTGAGAAGTAGGGCATTAAAAGTTGATGCAGGAAGGGAATATGTCTCATCCTTGCAGAAAAACTCACCTCAAAAtttgcaggagggctggagagatggcttagcagttaagcacttgcctgtgaaacctaaggacccaggtttgaggctcgattccctaggacccacattagccagatgcacaacggcacacgcatctggagtttgtttgtcatggctggtggccctggtgtgcccattctctctctctctctcactctctatctgcctctttctctttgcctttcactctcaaataaataaaaataaacaaataaattacaatTTGCAGGATAATATGTCATGAAACATTTGTTAAATTCCCACATGTATTAGTGGTTCTTCTTGCTGCTGTGCCCAAATAGCTGACAAAAACCAGTTTAagtgaggaagggtttatttcagttcacagttcCAGGAGATATATTccatcatggcggggaaggcatgacagcaggGACAGGGAGCTGGCTGGTAGCATGGCTTCCACAACCAGGAAGTGGAGTCAGGCCTTAAAACCTACCCTGAGGGATGCTTGATTCCAGCAAGGCTCTTAAAGGTTTCCCAAACTTCCCCAATAGCACCACTTTCTAGGGACCAAGTATTACAACACAAGTGCCTTGGGAACATTTCACAGTCAAATCACAATAGTACTCAACTTGATTATTGCATGGGCCCTAAATTTCTGAGTgataaaagacaagaaaatatataaaaagttacAACAATCCTAATTTGCAATGGATTATGTAATAAATGGTTACAAGACTCTTCTCATTCTAACATACACATTCCTTTGCACTATGACTTTAGTGGTTTTCTACTGTGGTAGAGTTTGTTTTCCCAGTTGTCACCTTTTGCTGGTCCATGTCCCATGCTAAATAGAAGACTGAAAAATCCTATATATTCGGAGTTACCATCTCTCAAGGCTGGGCCCCTAAATGCTCTACATGAAGAAGCTTGAGAAAACTTCCAGGAAGGTGAGAGTCTTATGTAAACAGAGCATGAGCTATTTCAGCCCTTAGCCTACAATCCCAGACCTTCAAAGTAGGTCACCATGCCTGCAGAGAAGTTCTCTCAGTCCAGAACCAGCAAACCACACTCAGAAATGTGTGATAATACATTGTTTGTAAATCAGTGAGGCACCAACAAAGGCTAATTGATACATAACAAAATAAGTGTTTATGTAATGAAAGGGAAAATGTGCTGTGTGATGGAGTCATTGGCAAATTCATACAAAGTTGCGGCCAGTAGGGAACATATTCACAAAGCAGTGAGGTATTGGTGATTCTGTATGTATAACCATCACCAAACCATCTGCAAATCCTGAACACCTTTTGTTTAGATTCCTGAAAACACTACCATATACACCTCCTATCTCTTGCTGTTTGTTATCCACTTAAGGATTCTTGGAGAAGTTTAAGTTGCATGTAAGTTCTTTCAGGAAAGGAGTatataatgtgatttttaaaaatgttgttcaaatcaacttttttattctttcataatATTATTGGTGCTGAGGAACAGTACACAGATATTTCAATTATATACAAGTCTTAACATACATACTGAAAAATCTAAAGACTATGTATTGTTTCTTTACAAGTTATTGCAATGAGGCCCAGCTTCAGTCTTGGAGGCATTATTCCTTTAGAGGCTGTTGTGTACAAGCACCTTCAGATGCTCACAATCTGTACTCAACTCCTACTGGTTCACAATTTTAATATATACAATGCAAATGCAAATGCAAATTTTTCATCACTCACAATACATTATCAAAATTATTAGGAACACTAGCCTACCATGACCAGAGGTGTCACAGAGGCACACAGTGCTAACAGAGCAGTGACCAaggagtgttttatttatttacctatttatttttatttttaagaaacaacTCCACTAAAAACACAGATTAGGAGGaattgaaaatattcaagacATATTAAATGCACAAATATGACTCCAAATTGCTACTTAGTATGCTTTAGATTTATGAGATAAAACTAACCCCACACCTATGGAATGTTAACCTGACACCCAAGATAGTCAAAGCCACCATAATTCATATCCCACGATTTTCtggttgcagaaaaaaaaattacagatgaGGTGGGATTCCCTcccttaaaatataaaaagtttcTAGAGCTACTAaaaaacacatatacaaaatGGTTGATAAATATATTCCTCTGGGTTGTacaagaaaggagacagagacactGAGGACTCGGTGGGTGACTAGTCAGCCTTGGCTCCCTTCGCTCCCGCTTCCTCAGAGGCTGGCCTctcctcctctttgtctctccGTTCTTCCTTAGTCTCTGGCTTAGTCGCTTTGGCCTGCTTGCCCTTTGTGctgctttttctgttttcttgcaaTTTTTTGTCTGAAGGTTTATCCACTCTCACTGCTTTTTTTCTGGCTTTGCTTCCACTTTCACAAGGGCGGCTTTGCGGACAGCCTGGCTGACCTGCACTGGCCTCGTAGTTGCCTgtcttttccactgagctgacCTTCCTCTTGGGCATCTTGGTGGCTTGTGCAAATGCCTGGCGGgccagttatatttatttattcatttgaggcaagcacaacagactgtttttttttttttttccttaatgagagagtgtgagagagagacagagagagagaaagagagagagacagagagagagaactgagagaattgacatgtcagggcctccagctgaaaggcccaagaattcagaagcccagaaatactatcacgctccaaagggagcttaagcgggcccctgcatacctcaaactccaagttttactctctgttggaagcaagtaaagaatccctcttctcattatatcagagcctgctcctaatataaaactaggtaaaaagggcatgagatagccctcaaggatgagaaatgagtaatgaagtgaaccacttatttggtttctgtaaatagcctgtacCATAAGCCTTactagcccacactgtaagccttagtagcctgcatcATAAGCTGTAGCAgactgcctcagaccaccaaggtcataggagactgataccacactctgctacccccacccaaggacctgcgcaaatgctgacctccaaggtcataggagactgataccacactctgctactcccacccaaggacctgcacaaatgctgaccaccaaggtcataagagactgattggtccacgaggggcttgaacaaattaaactaattggcttagaaactatggagtgacacaaactgactggctcacaccccgtgggttcctgatattaaaaaagtgattggtctaatgcacaggctttgttagaaaccctataaaaactgtcctgttcctgcattcggggctctgcagtcctctacccctgtgcggtgtacgactgtgggccccagtgcacttggaataaaatcctcttgcagtttgcatcaagaccgcttctcgtgagtgatttgggtgtcgccatatccgggcagagcgtggggtcctcattttgggggtcttacatttgggggctcgtcCGTAATTTTTGACCACCCCTCACACCCAAGAACTGACTTGGAGGTGATGGGGACCCCTCCCTGGAATGAATGTGTGCTGGCTAGTGTTTCTGTTCTGAGTATCTGTTTTCTGGGACGTCTGAATATGTTTTCTGGGATGCGCGCTTTCAGTTTTCAGTTTGCAGCCGTCCTCTCGGGCTGTAAGGAACAGAGGACTGTGATCAGCAGATGGGCTAGggggatcacaggctgccaccctgggggatgCCCCAGGAGGTAAGGAGAACCAGGGATGCCTGGTGGTCTCCTATTGTCGGTCAGAGGACCGAGTTCTGTTGTTGAGGCAGAGGGAGCCTCCGCAGCCATCAGATCCTTTTGCTGCTTGTGGAGGACGCGGATGGGCCACTGATGTCTGAatctgttagtctcagttgtgtgtgttgttgtccTTTGTGTCTTTGTTTACAGTTTTTGTCATGTGACAGATGATGATAAATGCCCTtaacttgactcttgaccattgcactgaagttaagtctagggcccataatttgtcagttgaggttaaaaagagaccctgaaaaacgttttgtgcctctgagtggccaacttataaggttggatggccatcagaaggaacctttaattccgaGACTATTCTgtctgttaaagatattatttttccgAATGGACCAGGCTCCTGTCCCAATCAGGAAGGAGTTGATGGACAACCCCCTGCCATGGGTCAGGCCATGTCTGAATAAAccaaggaactcaagctccagagtcctgactctcgaaaatgcaaaaaagccctctcctgagggagccagacctccccTTCACATCTATCCTGAGATTAAAGAGCCTccggcttggccggagactcagcctgcccctccgcCCTTCCCAAACCTCCGCCCctcacccttcccaagcctctgcTCCCCACCCTCCCTGAGCCTCCGCCTCCCAGCCTGCCCAAGCTTCCTCCCTCCGCCCCTCCCGAGCCCCTGGAAATGGGAGAGCCAGCTGCAAAGACgcggagccggagagatgctaccccggagggatcaaataaaattgtaacactgccgctacgtgaggcaggtcctcccatgctggggggccaactacaacccctccaatattggcctttttcctctgcagatctttataactgaaaAGCTAACCACCACCCCAGAACCCCAACATctcacgaggctgatggaatctcttatgttttctcatcagcctacttgggacgattgccaacagctgttgcagacactcttcacgaccgaggaatgagagagaattttaatagaggccaaaaaaaaaaaaaaaatgtccctggggccgatgggtggcccacgcagctgcagcatgagatagacatggggttccctctgaatcgccctgtttgggaccacaatacagctgaaggtagggagaacttaaaaatctatcgccagcctctggtggcgggtctctgaggtgcctccagaaggcccaccaatttggccaaggtgacagagatgatgcaggggccaacggagtctccctcaatgtttcttgagaggctcatggaagcatttaggaggttcacaccctttgaccccacctctgcgattcaaaaaggctcagtaacattagctttcataggacagtcagctcctgatatcagaaagaaacttcagagattggagggattacaggaagctgagctgtatgatttagtaaaagaggcagaaaaggtatattacaaaagggagacagaagaggaaaaggagcaaaggaaagaaagagagagagaagaatgcaaggagagacatgagaaagagagagaggaaagggaggataggcgcaatagacaagagaaaaatctgaccaggatcctggccacaatggtagaaaaaaaaaaggaaaaagagagagaaatattcaaaagtttaggacaggccctaggcagatagggaacctgggcaacaggacccaacttgatagagatcaatatGCCTGTTACAAGGAAAAAGGACACtaggcaagagactgccctaagaagaacagcaaaagacctacggtcctaacccttaaaaaaataaagactagggAGGATGGGGCtcagagcccctccccgagcccaagGATTaaagaactccccaaccatctttgatgaagccctacacagggacctaaccaattttagagttcaacaccccaggtaaccctccttcaatatgttgatgacttactcctggcaggagctacccaacaggactgtctaaaaagtacaaaagcattactactggagctgactgaccttggttaccgagcctcggctaagaaggcccaaatatgcaaaagagaggtaacatatttggggtactccttgcgggATAGACAAAGATGGCTGACTGAGGCACAAAAGAGGACTGTAATGCAAATACCAGTTCCAACTatggccagacaagttagagagttcctggggagagctgggttctgcagactatggatcccagggtttgaAACCCTAGCAGaccccctctatccactaactaaagagaaaggaaaattcacttggacctctgaacactagggggcatttgatgccgtcaagaaggcactattaagtgaGCCTGCCCTaaccctccctgatgtgactaaaccattcaccctttacgtagatgagcgtaaggggatagcccggggagtcctaacccaatccttagggccatggagaagacccgttgcctacctatcaaagaaacttgaccctgtggctaatggatggcctatatgtctaaatGCCATAGCAGCAGTGTCCACGTtgatgctgataaactaactctagggcagaggataactgtcattgcccccatgccctggagagcattgtccggcagcccccagaccaATGGATGACTAATgcccgtatgactcactaccagagcctgctcctcactgacaggataacgtttgccccgcctgccatcctcaaccccgctactcttctgcctgaagaaactgatgagacagtgactcatgactgtcatcaacggctggttgaggaaactgggatccaaaaggatcttacagatgtcccactgaccagaggaacattaacctggttcacagatggaagcagttacattgtaaaaggtaagaggatggctggggcggcgatAGTAGATGGAACACGAACAGTCTGGACCAGCAGTCTTTCAGAAGGAACTAcagcacaaaaggctgagctcatggccctcacacaggccttacgactagctgaaggaaagtctgtgaatatctacatggacagcaggtacgcttttgctactgcacgcgtacatggggccatctacaaacagagagggctacttacttcagcagggaaagaaattaaaaacaaagaagaaattctaagtttgctagaagctctacatctacccaaaagactggccattatgcattgccctggccaccaaaaagccaaagattttatctccaaaggaaaccagatggctgaccaaatggccaagcaggctgcccagggggtcaaccttctgcccataatagaaaagccaaaaaaccaaaaaagtgagcaacgatataccccaggtaactggcaagaagttagaaagttaggccagttctctgaaactccggagggggcctgttttacctcagagggagaagagattctacctcaagcaaagggactagaaTACGTTCAACAAATAtaccgcctaacccatctgggggccaaacatctacaaaaactgctgcagatgtctccttaccatattctgaggttgccagagatagctggcttaatagtcaagcattgtgtaccttgccagatggtcaatactaatccctcaagaatacctcctgggaagaggctaaggggaggcggcccaggtgctcactgggaagtggacttcactgaggtaaaagcAGCTAAGTAtgataataagtatttactagtttttgtagacactttttcagaatggatagaggcttatcctaccaagaaagaaacctcaaccgtggtggctaagaaaatactggaagaaactttcccaagatttgggatacccaaggtaataggatcagacaatggtccagcctttgttgcccaggtaagtcaaggtctggccaaaatattggggattgattggaaattacattgtgcatacagaccccaaagctcaggacagatagaaaggataaatagaaccattaaagagaccctcaccaaattgacctcAGAGACTGgcactaatgattggatagctctcctaccccttgtgctctttagggtcagaaacacaccaggacaatttggactgaccccctatgaattgctatacggggggcc contains:
- the LOC101613116 gene encoding non-histone chromosomal protein HMG-14-like, whose amino-acid sequence is MPKRKVSSVEKTGNYEASAGQPGCPQSRPCESGSKARKKAVRVDKPSDKKLQENRKSSTKGKQAKATKPETKEERRDKEEERPASEEAGAKGAKAD